In Gadus macrocephalus chromosome 4, ASM3116895v1, the following proteins share a genomic window:
- the LOC132456628 gene encoding epidermal growth factor receptor kinase substrate 8-like: MNGYDTPPLAPGTFGSYPSHLNGHGSKFPEPQENKAKVKSSAKSLYGLNLSADNWDHGLLRKISKQRKHYTKTSINSLTDTSQYHVELFSRGSPPSHPKDELV; encoded by the exons ATGAACGGCTACgacaccccccccctcgcccctggCACCTTCGGCTCCTACCCCTCCCACCTCAA CGGCCATGGCTCCAAATTCCCCGAGCCTCAGGAGAATAAAGCCAAAGTCAAATCCAGTGCCAAAAGTCTGTACG GTTTAAACCTCTCAGCGGACAACTGGGATCACGGCCTCTTACGGAAAATCTCCA agcaaAGGAAGCACTACACCAAGACCAGCATCAACAGCCTGACGGACACATCCCAGTACCATGTGGAG CTCTTCTCCAGAGGTTCACCTCCATCTCACCCCAAAGACGAGCTGGTGTGA